Proteins encoded within one genomic window of Candidatus Berkiella cookevillensis:
- a CDS encoding acetyl-CoA C-acetyltransferase, which yields MSQNNEVYILGSARIPFAKSQTVYANVSRKQLMEVALNALVNQYHLKNQLMGDIALGAVINSVADFNLARECLLSTELHPDTPAYNVQRACGTGLETTWQIALKIYTGAIDMGIAGGVDSNSDVPIEVSAPLKSALMNLYRAKSITEKISIIARLSFKDLKPSIPTVNEPRTLLSMGEHCELMVKEWNISRQEQDELALASHLNAAKAYATGFFDALVHPFMNIKQDATLRADTTLEKLAKLKPVFDLQTGSLTAGNSSPLTDGAACLLIANQQGAEKLGLKPLVKIIDVQVAAVNFVKGAGLLMAPTKAVAQLFARNKLGFDDFDYIEIHEAFAGQVLCNLKAWETPSYCKEVLGLDAALGTVDRSKLNVVGSSLSVGHPFAATGARIAGTLAKLIHQNGRKRGLISICTAGGMGIAAILEAI from the coding sequence ATCTCGCAAAATAATGAAGTTTATATTTTAGGAAGTGCGCGCATCCCTTTTGCAAAAAGCCAAACCGTATACGCAAATGTATCACGCAAGCAGCTCATGGAAGTTGCCCTGAATGCTTTGGTAAATCAATATCACCTTAAAAATCAGTTGATGGGTGATATTGCATTAGGCGCGGTTATTAACAGCGTAGCAGATTTTAATTTAGCAAGAGAGTGTTTGCTTTCTACAGAATTACATCCTGATACGCCTGCGTATAATGTGCAACGAGCCTGTGGAACCGGTCTTGAAACAACGTGGCAAATTGCCTTGAAAATATACACCGGTGCTATCGATATGGGGATTGCCGGTGGTGTTGACAGCAATAGTGATGTACCGATTGAAGTATCGGCGCCTTTAAAATCAGCGCTTATGAATTTGTATCGAGCCAAATCAATAACAGAAAAAATCAGTATTATTGCCAGACTTTCTTTTAAAGATCTCAAGCCCAGCATTCCAACGGTGAATGAACCTCGTACTTTGCTCTCGATGGGAGAACATTGTGAGCTGATGGTAAAAGAGTGGAACATTAGCCGTCAAGAACAAGATGAGCTTGCATTGGCAAGCCATCTTAATGCTGCTAAAGCATATGCCACAGGATTTTTTGATGCGTTAGTGCATCCGTTTATGAACATCAAGCAAGATGCAACACTCAGAGCGGATACCACCTTGGAAAAGCTAGCTAAGCTCAAACCCGTTTTTGATCTGCAAACGGGTAGTCTGACCGCAGGTAACAGTTCGCCGCTGACAGATGGCGCGGCGTGCCTATTAATTGCAAATCAACAAGGAGCCGAAAAGCTTGGCTTAAAACCACTGGTTAAGATTATTGATGTGCAAGTGGCGGCCGTTAATTTTGTAAAAGGAGCGGGTCTTTTGATGGCGCCCACTAAAGCCGTTGCACAATTGTTTGCCAGAAATAAACTTGGGTTTGATGATTTTGATTATATAGAAATACATGAGGCTTTTGCTGGACAAGTTTTATGTAATCTCAAAGCCTGGGAAACACCGAGCTATTGTAAAGAAGTATTGGGCTTGGATGCGGCATTGGGAACTGTTGATCGCAGCAAGCTCAATGTTGTGGGTAGTAGTTTATCCGTTGGGCATCCTTTTGCAGCAACGGGTGCACGTATTGCAGGTACACTTGCAAAATTAATTCATCAAAATGGTAGAAAGCGTGGTTTGATTTCAATTTGTACGGCTGGTGGTATGGGTATAGCAGCAA
- a CDS encoding CorA family divalent cation transporter: protein MITYFCIDEKTKKLVPTTNTEDVLWIEVFDPTPEESDVILHQTNVDLPEHHEMHQLEFSNRFYEENDALHLALSVVTKAAPIPESHVITFIISKKILITLRYSEPNPIHSFTQHIQHHPLSVKNHVEIFDILLNKIVGSVADLFELVDAKTDELGLALLGSIDGNKNVTKKENLNGLLREINYLQTLVSKAYQSLSSIQLLLTYFQDTQHKMFPNKLDHNILALNQDIICLSKHAEQLNQKLGFQLQSTLGLINIEQTHIIKMFTVVAMIFMPPTLIASIYGMNFEYMPEISLKFSYPFALMLMLFSSFFPYRYFKKKGWV from the coding sequence ATGATAACTTACTTTTGCATTGATGAGAAAACTAAAAAGTTGGTGCCAACAACCAATACCGAAGATGTATTATGGATTGAAGTATTTGATCCAACACCAGAAGAAAGCGATGTCATATTGCATCAAACGAATGTTGATCTCCCTGAACATCACGAGATGCATCAATTGGAATTTTCAAATAGATTTTATGAAGAAAACGATGCACTCCACTTAGCATTATCGGTTGTGACCAAAGCTGCTCCCATCCCAGAGAGTCATGTCATTACCTTTATCATTTCAAAAAAAATACTTATCACGTTGAGATATTCTGAACCAAACCCTATTCACAGCTTCACACAGCATATTCAACATCATCCACTATCGGTAAAAAATCATGTAGAGATTTTTGATATATTATTAAACAAAATTGTAGGTTCTGTTGCAGATCTTTTTGAATTGGTAGATGCAAAAACAGATGAATTAGGCTTAGCGTTACTTGGGAGCATTGATGGCAATAAAAATGTTACAAAAAAAGAAAATTTAAATGGATTATTACGAGAAATTAACTATTTACAGACTCTTGTGTCTAAAGCGTATCAAAGTCTTTCTAGCATCCAATTATTGCTTACCTATTTTCAAGATACACAACATAAAATGTTTCCGAATAAATTAGATCATAATATCCTTGCCTTGAATCAAGATATTATTTGCTTATCAAAACATGCAGAACAGTTGAATCAAAAATTGGGCTTCCAATTGCAGTCTACCTTAGGATTAATCAATATTGAACAAACGCATATCATTAAAATGTTTACGGTTGTCGCAATGATTTTTATGCCGCCAACCTTGATTGCTAGTATTTATGGTATGAACTTTGAATATATGCCAGAAATTTCTCTCAAATTTTCGTATCCTTTTGCACTGATGCTGATGTTATTTTCTTCGTTCTTCCCCTATCGCTATTTCAAGAAAAAAGGTTGGGTATAG
- a CDS encoding GrpB family protein translates to MNKPPAKDMIEFSDYHSEWSVMAMVEIALLKKNSKDLTNIILHVEHVGSTAIPGIKAKPIIDLYVGVRSVAEAQPLISIIEQMGYQYWAENPNPNKMFFVKGMPPFGMGRTHHIHVVQYDSDYFKARVAFRDFLIQHPSYAREYEHLKITLAAKDNTDREAYTDAKSEFITKILRLAGFKGDTSR, encoded by the coding sequence ATGAACAAGCCCCCAGCCAAAGATATGATTGAATTTTCTGACTATCATTCTGAATGGTCTGTAATGGCCATGGTAGAAATAGCTTTATTGAAAAAAAACAGCAAAGATCTTACAAATATTATCCTTCACGTTGAGCATGTTGGTAGTACCGCAATACCAGGTATAAAAGCAAAACCCATTATCGATCTCTATGTCGGTGTTCGCTCTGTTGCAGAGGCTCAGCCTTTAATCAGCATCATTGAACAGATGGGATATCAATATTGGGCCGAAAACCCAAATCCTAATAAAATGTTTTTTGTAAAAGGCATGCCGCCTTTTGGTATGGGGCGTACACATCATATACATGTTGTGCAATATGATTCTGACTATTTTAAAGCGAGAGTAGCATTTCGTGACTTTTTAATTCAACATCCAAGCTATGCACGTGAGTATGAGCACTTAAAAATAACGTTAGCTGCAAAAGATAATACTGACCGCGAAGCTTATACAGATGCTAAAAGTGAGTTTATCACTAAAATACTCAGGCTAGCGGGCTTTAAAGGGGATACGTCTCGTTAG